One segment of Tenrec ecaudatus isolate mTenEca1 chromosome 1, mTenEca1.hap1, whole genome shotgun sequence DNA contains the following:
- the ADAR gene encoding double-stranded RNA-specific adenosine deaminase isoform X2, whose translation MDSWQGYSLNRHRTPLIHSYEHRDLRHQQPDLQSYSNHLQLRQIEFLKGRLSEVPLVGKQIPSLPPLHPGLLPRFPEPPARVGQLGRRHSPRGVPFQSQGLQRGSRFPLPWVQPRSSVDGLASHFQELRICPDQEHRVLKHLEALGEGKSITALELSRKLRTPKREINRAVYSLAKKGKLHKEAGTPPLWRIAGSGQARAQLSSAPQPDNHSQTAPNTDFSFESEDTTPDLDAEDRSPPVIFETEEEVVVEEEEEEEEEGARNPTCVLETGSTSSTFGSEAEKEGSSAPGLETERRNPTCGLEDPPVPSNMAEIKEKICDYLFTVYNSSALNLARNVGLTRARDVNTILLDLERQGDVYRQWATPPIWFLTNKKRERMQIKRKPSIVSTIAPATSPETKTSVVFPPCTLPIPGASNNTVTPGKVANGQDPVIKLEHRQEATPEPIRPRPPVHNNGPSKPGYAGFENGQWATDDIPDDLNSIRAAPGEFRAIMEMPSFYSPGLPRCSPYKKLTECQLKNPISGLLEYAQFASQTCEFHLIEQSGPPHEPRFKFQVVISGREFPPAEAGSKKVAKQDAATKAMTILLAEAKAKDSGRAEELHHPPEKEAKKTTECQPATPSAASLFSGKNPVSTLLECMHKLGSSCEFRLLSREGPAHDPKFQYCVAMGPHTFPTASAPSKKAAKQMAAEEAMKALQGEATNSTSSDEQPGGANTESFDNLESLMPNKVRRIGELVRYLNTNPVGGLLEYARSHGFAAEFKLIDQSGPPHEPKFVYQAKVGGRWFPAVCAHSKKQGKQEAADAALRVLIGENEKAERMGFTEVTPVTGASLRRTMLLLSRSPEAQPKTLPLTGSTFHDQIAMLSHRCFNTLTNSFQPSLLGRKILAAIVMKKDAEDLGVVVSLGTGNRCVKGDSLSLKGETVNDCHAEIISRRGFIRFLYSELMKYNPQTAEDSIFEIAKGGGKLQIKKTVSFHLYISTAPCGDGALFDKSCSDRAVESTESRHYPVFENPKQGKLRTKVENGEGTIPVESSDIVPTWDGIRLGERLRTMSCSDKILRWNVLGLQGALLTHFLQPVYLKSVTLGYLFSQGHLTRAICCRVTRDGKAFEDGLRHPFIVNHPKVGRVSVYDSKRQSGKTKETSVNWCLADGYDLEILDGTRGTVDGPQNELSRVSKKNIFLQFKKLCSFHHRRDLLKLSYGEAKRAAREYETAKNYFKKSLKDMGYGNWISKPQEEKNFYLCPV comes from the exons GGGTATTCCCTGAACAGACACCGCACCCCTCTCATTCACAGCTATGAGCACAGAGACCTCAGACACCAGCAGCCAGACCTGCAATCATACTCAAACCATCTCCAACTTCGGCAAATAGAGTTTCTCAAGGGGCGACTCTCAGAAGTGCCCCTGGTTGGAAAGCAGATACCTTCCCTGCCTCCGCTCCACCCTGGGCTCCTGCCAAGGTTCCCGGAACCACCTGCCAGAGTTGGGCAGCTAGGGCGCCGGCATAGCCCTAGGGGCGTGCCTTTCCAAAGTCAGGGGCTCCAGAGAGGGTCCCGCTTTCCCCTGCCATGGGTTCAGCCGCGGAGCAGTGTTGACGGACTAGCCTCACATTTCCAGGAGCTAAGGATCTGCCCGGACCAGGAACATAGGGTCCTGAAGCACTTGGAAGCCCTTGGGGAGGGGAAGAGCATCACAGCGCTTGAGCTCTCCAGAAAACTCAGGACCCCCAAGAGGGAAATCAATCGTGCTGTATACTCGCTGGCAAAGAAGGGCAAGCTCCACAAAGAGGCGGGGACACCCCCTTTGTGGAGAATCGCAGGCTCGGGTCAGGCCAGGGCGCAGCTCAGTTCAGCCCCGCAGCCAGACAATCACAGCCAGACAGCACCAAACACAGACTTCAGTTTTGAATCCGAGGACACCACCCCTGACTTGGATGCAGAAGACAGGAGCCCCCCAGTTATTTTTGAAACAGAAGAAGAAGTAGTagtagaagaagaagaggaggaggaagaagaaggagcCAGAAACCCCACCTGTGTCTTGGAAACTGGAAGCACAAGCTCCACCTTTGGCTCGGAAGCTGAGAAAGAAGGGAGCTCCGCACCTGGCTTGGAAACTGAACGCAGAAACCCCACCTGTGGCTTGGAAGATCCCCCCGTGCCTTCCAACATGGCTGAGATCAAGGAGAAAATCTGCGACTACCTGTTCACCGTGTACAACTCTTCCGCCCTGAATCTGGCGAGAAACGTCGGGCTGACGAGGGCCCGTGACGTCAACACCATCCTGCTTGACCTGGAGAGGCAGGGAGATGTGTACAGGCAGTGGGCGACCCCGCCCATATGGTTTTTGACAAACAAGAAGCGGGAACGGATGCAAATCAAGAGGAAGCCCAGCATTGTGTCAACCATCGCCCCAGCTACCTCCCCTGAGACCAAGACAAGTGTGGTGTTCCCCCCCTGTACCCTACCCATTCCAGGTGCCTCCAACAACACGGTGACCCCGGGGAAAGTGGCGAACGGGCAGGACCCCGTCATAAAGTTAGAACATCGCCAAGAGGCCACCCCAGAACCAATCAGACCGAGGCCACCTGTTCATAACAATGGCCCGTCCAAACCAGGGTATGCTGGCTTTGAAAACGGCCAGTGGGCCACAGACGACATCCCAGATGACTTGAACAGTATCCGCGCGGCCCCAGGTGAGTTCCGAGCCATCATGGAGATGCCCTCCTTCTACAGTCCTGGCTTGCCACGGTGCTCGCCCTACAAGAAGCTGACCGAGTGCCAGCTGAAGAACCCCATCAGCGGGCTGTTAGAATATGCTCAATTCGCTAGTCAGACCTGTGAGTTCCACCTGATAGAGCAGAGCGGACCACCCCATGAACCTCG ATTTAAATTCCAGGTGGTTATCAGTGGCCGAGAGTTCCCCCCAGCTGAAGCTGGCAGCAAGAAGGTGGCCAAGCAGGATGCAGCGACGAAGGCCATGACCATTCTGCTGGCGGAAGCGAAGGCCAAGGACAGTGGGCGAGCCGAGGAGCTGCACCATCCCCCCGAGAAGGAAGCCAAGAAG ACCACTGAGTGCCAGCCTGCCACTCCTTCAGCAGCATCGCTTTTCTCTGGAAAGAACCCTGTCAGTACATTGCTGGAGTGTATGCACAAGTTGGGGAGCTCCTGTGAATTCCGCCTCCTGTCCAGGGAGGGCCCTGCCCATGACCCCAA GTTCCAGTACTGTGTTGCCATGGGGCCTCACACTTTCCCCACGGCGAGTGCCCCCAGCAAGAAAGCGGCGAAGCAGATGGCCGCAGAGGAAGCCATGAAGGCCCTCCAGGGGGAGGCCACCAACTCAACGTCGTCTGATGAGCAG CCTGGAGGTGCAAACACGGAGTCATTTGATAACTTGGAATCTCTGATGCCCAACAAGGTCAGGAGGATTGGGGAGCTTGTCAGATACCTGAACACCAACCCTGTGGGTGGCCTGTTAGAGTATGCCCGCTCCCACGGCTTCGCTGCTGAGTTCAAGTTGATCGACCAGTCTGGACCGCCTCATGAGCCCAA GTTCGTTTATCAGGCAAAGGTTGGGGGTCGCTGGTTCCCAGCCGTCTGCGCCCACAGCAAGAAGCAGGGCAAGCAGGAAGCAGCCGATGCGGCGCTCCGTGTCTTGATTGGGGAGAACGAGAAGGCAGAGCGCATGGGGTTCACAGAGGTAACCCCAGTGACGGGGGCCAGTCTCAGAAGAACTATGCTTCTCCTCTCCCGCTCCCCAGAAGCACAGCCAAAGACA CTCCCCCTCACCGGCAGCACCTTCCACGACCAGATCGCCATGCTCAGCCACCGCTGCTTCAACACGCTCACCAACAGCTTCCAGCCCTCCCTGCTCGGCCGCAAGATCCTGGCCGCCATCGTCATGAAGAAGGACGCCGAAGACCTGGGCGTTGTGGTCAGCTTGGGCACCG GGAATCGCTGTGTGAAAGGAGATTCTCTCAGCCTCAAGGGAGAAACCGTTAACGACTGCCATGCGGAGATCATCTCCCGTAGGGGCTTCATCAG GTTTCTCTACAGCGAGCTGATGAAGTACAACCCCCAGACTGCAGAGGACAGCATTTTTGAGATTGCTAAGGGAGGAGGGAAGCTCCAAATAAAAAAGACAGTGTCGTTCCATCTCTACATCAG CACGGCTCCCTGTGGAGATGGTGCCCTCTTCGACAAGTCCTGCAGTGACCGGGCTGTGGAGAGCACTGAATCCCGCCACTACCCTGTCTTCGAGAACCCCAAACAAGGCAAGCTCCGCACCAAGGTGGAGAATG GAGAAGGCACCATCCCAGTGGAGTCCAGTGACATCGTGCCTACTTGGGATGGCATCCGGCTCGGGGAGCGACTCCGCACCATGTCCTGCAGTGACAAAATCCTGCGCTGGAACGTGCTCGGCCTGCAAGGGGCGCTGTTGACCCACTTCCTGCAGCCTGTGTATCTCAAATCTGTCACACTGG GTTACCTTTTCAGCCAAGGGCATCTGACCCGTGCTATTTGCTGCCGTGTGACAAGAGACGGGAAGGCATTTGAGGACGGACTGCGACATCCCTTCATTGTCAACCACCCGAAG GTTGGCCGAGTCAGTGTCTATGATTCCAAAAGGCAATCTGGGAAGACTAAGGAGACGAGTGTCAACTGGTGTCTGGCTGATGGCTATGACCTGGAGATCCTGGATGGGACCAGAGGCACTGTGGACGG GCCCCAGAATGAACTGTCACGGGTGTCCAAAAAGAACATTTTCCTTCAGTTTAAGAAGCTCTGCTCCTTCCATCACCGCAGGGACCTACTGAAACTCTCCTatggtgaggccaagagagccgCCCGGGAGTACGAGACAGCCAAGAACTACTTCAAAAAGAGCCTGAAAGACATGGGCTACGGGAACTGGATCAGCAAGCCCCAGGAGGAAAAGAACTTCTACCTGTGCCCCGTATAG
- the ADAR gene encoding double-stranded RNA-specific adenosine deaminase isoform X4, with product MDSWQVSRGQGYSLNRHRTPLIHSYEHRDLRHQQPDLQSYSNHLQLRQIEFLKGRLSEVPLVGKQIPSLPPLHPGLLPRFPEPPARVGQLGRRHSPRGVPFQSQGLQRGSRFPLPWVQPRSSVDGLASHFQELRICPDQEHRVLKHLEALGEGKSITALELSRKLRTPKREINRAVYSLAKKGKLHKEAGTPPLWRIAGSGQARAQLSSAPQPDNHSQTAPNTDFSFESEDTTPDLDAEDRSPPVIFETEEEVVVEEEEEEEEEGARNPTCVLETGSTSSTFGSEAEKEGSSAPGLETERRNPTCGLEDPPVPSNMAEIKEKICDYLFTVYNSSALNLARNVGLTRARDVNTILLDLERQGDVYRQWATPPIWFLTNKKRERMQIKRKPSIVSTIAPATSPETKTSVVFPPCTLPIPGASNNTVTPGKVANGQDPVIKLEHRQEATPEPIRPRPPVHNNGPSKPGYAGFENGQWATDDIPDDLNSIRAAPGEFRAIMEMPSFYSPGLPRCSPYKKLTECQLKNPISGLLEYAQFASQTCEFHLIEQSGPPHEPRFKFQVVISGREFPPAEAGSKKVAKQDAATKAMTILLAEAKAKDSGRAEELHHPPEKEAKKTTECQPATPSAASLFSGKNPVSTLLECMHKLGSSCEFRLLSREGPAHDPKFQYCVAMGPHTFPTASAPSKKAAKQMAAEEAMKALQGEATNSTSSDEQPGGANTESFDNLESLMPNKVRRIGELVRYLNTNPVGGLLEYARSHGFAAEFKLIDQSGPPHEPKFVYQAKVGGRWFPAVCAHSKKQGKQEAADAALRVLIGENEKAERMGFTELPLTGSTFHDQIAMLSHRCFNTLTNSFQPSLLGRKILAAIVMKKDAEDLGVVVSLGTGNRCVKGDSLSLKGETVNDCHAEIISRRGFIRFLYSELMKYNPQTAEDSIFEIAKGGGKLQIKKTVSFHLYISTAPCGDGALFDKSCSDRAVESTESRHYPVFENPKQGKLRTKVENGEGTIPVESSDIVPTWDGIRLGERLRTMSCSDKILRWNVLGLQGALLTHFLQPVYLKSVTLGYLFSQGHLTRAICCRVTRDGKAFEDGLRHPFIVNHPKVGRVSVYDSKRQSGKTKETSVNWCLADGYDLEILDGTRGTVDGPQNELSRVSKKNIFLQFKKLCSFHHRRDLLKLSYGEAKRAAREYETAKNYFKKSLKDMGYGNWISKPQEEKNFYLCPV from the exons GGGTATTCCCTGAACAGACACCGCACCCCTCTCATTCACAGCTATGAGCACAGAGACCTCAGACACCAGCAGCCAGACCTGCAATCATACTCAAACCATCTCCAACTTCGGCAAATAGAGTTTCTCAAGGGGCGACTCTCAGAAGTGCCCCTGGTTGGAAAGCAGATACCTTCCCTGCCTCCGCTCCACCCTGGGCTCCTGCCAAGGTTCCCGGAACCACCTGCCAGAGTTGGGCAGCTAGGGCGCCGGCATAGCCCTAGGGGCGTGCCTTTCCAAAGTCAGGGGCTCCAGAGAGGGTCCCGCTTTCCCCTGCCATGGGTTCAGCCGCGGAGCAGTGTTGACGGACTAGCCTCACATTTCCAGGAGCTAAGGATCTGCCCGGACCAGGAACATAGGGTCCTGAAGCACTTGGAAGCCCTTGGGGAGGGGAAGAGCATCACAGCGCTTGAGCTCTCCAGAAAACTCAGGACCCCCAAGAGGGAAATCAATCGTGCTGTATACTCGCTGGCAAAGAAGGGCAAGCTCCACAAAGAGGCGGGGACACCCCCTTTGTGGAGAATCGCAGGCTCGGGTCAGGCCAGGGCGCAGCTCAGTTCAGCCCCGCAGCCAGACAATCACAGCCAGACAGCACCAAACACAGACTTCAGTTTTGAATCCGAGGACACCACCCCTGACTTGGATGCAGAAGACAGGAGCCCCCCAGTTATTTTTGAAACAGAAGAAGAAGTAGTagtagaagaagaagaggaggaggaagaagaaggagcCAGAAACCCCACCTGTGTCTTGGAAACTGGAAGCACAAGCTCCACCTTTGGCTCGGAAGCTGAGAAAGAAGGGAGCTCCGCACCTGGCTTGGAAACTGAACGCAGAAACCCCACCTGTGGCTTGGAAGATCCCCCCGTGCCTTCCAACATGGCTGAGATCAAGGAGAAAATCTGCGACTACCTGTTCACCGTGTACAACTCTTCCGCCCTGAATCTGGCGAGAAACGTCGGGCTGACGAGGGCCCGTGACGTCAACACCATCCTGCTTGACCTGGAGAGGCAGGGAGATGTGTACAGGCAGTGGGCGACCCCGCCCATATGGTTTTTGACAAACAAGAAGCGGGAACGGATGCAAATCAAGAGGAAGCCCAGCATTGTGTCAACCATCGCCCCAGCTACCTCCCCTGAGACCAAGACAAGTGTGGTGTTCCCCCCCTGTACCCTACCCATTCCAGGTGCCTCCAACAACACGGTGACCCCGGGGAAAGTGGCGAACGGGCAGGACCCCGTCATAAAGTTAGAACATCGCCAAGAGGCCACCCCAGAACCAATCAGACCGAGGCCACCTGTTCATAACAATGGCCCGTCCAAACCAGGGTATGCTGGCTTTGAAAACGGCCAGTGGGCCACAGACGACATCCCAGATGACTTGAACAGTATCCGCGCGGCCCCAGGTGAGTTCCGAGCCATCATGGAGATGCCCTCCTTCTACAGTCCTGGCTTGCCACGGTGCTCGCCCTACAAGAAGCTGACCGAGTGCCAGCTGAAGAACCCCATCAGCGGGCTGTTAGAATATGCTCAATTCGCTAGTCAGACCTGTGAGTTCCACCTGATAGAGCAGAGCGGACCACCCCATGAACCTCG ATTTAAATTCCAGGTGGTTATCAGTGGCCGAGAGTTCCCCCCAGCTGAAGCTGGCAGCAAGAAGGTGGCCAAGCAGGATGCAGCGACGAAGGCCATGACCATTCTGCTGGCGGAAGCGAAGGCCAAGGACAGTGGGCGAGCCGAGGAGCTGCACCATCCCCCCGAGAAGGAAGCCAAGAAG ACCACTGAGTGCCAGCCTGCCACTCCTTCAGCAGCATCGCTTTTCTCTGGAAAGAACCCTGTCAGTACATTGCTGGAGTGTATGCACAAGTTGGGGAGCTCCTGTGAATTCCGCCTCCTGTCCAGGGAGGGCCCTGCCCATGACCCCAA GTTCCAGTACTGTGTTGCCATGGGGCCTCACACTTTCCCCACGGCGAGTGCCCCCAGCAAGAAAGCGGCGAAGCAGATGGCCGCAGAGGAAGCCATGAAGGCCCTCCAGGGGGAGGCCACCAACTCAACGTCGTCTGATGAGCAG CCTGGAGGTGCAAACACGGAGTCATTTGATAACTTGGAATCTCTGATGCCCAACAAGGTCAGGAGGATTGGGGAGCTTGTCAGATACCTGAACACCAACCCTGTGGGTGGCCTGTTAGAGTATGCCCGCTCCCACGGCTTCGCTGCTGAGTTCAAGTTGATCGACCAGTCTGGACCGCCTCATGAGCCCAA GTTCGTTTATCAGGCAAAGGTTGGGGGTCGCTGGTTCCCAGCCGTCTGCGCCCACAGCAAGAAGCAGGGCAAGCAGGAAGCAGCCGATGCGGCGCTCCGTGTCTTGATTGGGGAGAACGAGAAGGCAGAGCGCATGGGGTTCACAGAG CTCCCCCTCACCGGCAGCACCTTCCACGACCAGATCGCCATGCTCAGCCACCGCTGCTTCAACACGCTCACCAACAGCTTCCAGCCCTCCCTGCTCGGCCGCAAGATCCTGGCCGCCATCGTCATGAAGAAGGACGCCGAAGACCTGGGCGTTGTGGTCAGCTTGGGCACCG GGAATCGCTGTGTGAAAGGAGATTCTCTCAGCCTCAAGGGAGAAACCGTTAACGACTGCCATGCGGAGATCATCTCCCGTAGGGGCTTCATCAG GTTTCTCTACAGCGAGCTGATGAAGTACAACCCCCAGACTGCAGAGGACAGCATTTTTGAGATTGCTAAGGGAGGAGGGAAGCTCCAAATAAAAAAGACAGTGTCGTTCCATCTCTACATCAG CACGGCTCCCTGTGGAGATGGTGCCCTCTTCGACAAGTCCTGCAGTGACCGGGCTGTGGAGAGCACTGAATCCCGCCACTACCCTGTCTTCGAGAACCCCAAACAAGGCAAGCTCCGCACCAAGGTGGAGAATG GAGAAGGCACCATCCCAGTGGAGTCCAGTGACATCGTGCCTACTTGGGATGGCATCCGGCTCGGGGAGCGACTCCGCACCATGTCCTGCAGTGACAAAATCCTGCGCTGGAACGTGCTCGGCCTGCAAGGGGCGCTGTTGACCCACTTCCTGCAGCCTGTGTATCTCAAATCTGTCACACTGG GTTACCTTTTCAGCCAAGGGCATCTGACCCGTGCTATTTGCTGCCGTGTGACAAGAGACGGGAAGGCATTTGAGGACGGACTGCGACATCCCTTCATTGTCAACCACCCGAAG GTTGGCCGAGTCAGTGTCTATGATTCCAAAAGGCAATCTGGGAAGACTAAGGAGACGAGTGTCAACTGGTGTCTGGCTGATGGCTATGACCTGGAGATCCTGGATGGGACCAGAGGCACTGTGGACGG GCCCCAGAATGAACTGTCACGGGTGTCCAAAAAGAACATTTTCCTTCAGTTTAAGAAGCTCTGCTCCTTCCATCACCGCAGGGACCTACTGAAACTCTCCTatggtgaggccaagagagccgCCCGGGAGTACGAGACAGCCAAGAACTACTTCAAAAAGAGCCTGAAAGACATGGGCTACGGGAACTGGATCAGCAAGCCCCAGGAGGAAAAGAACTTCTACCTGTGCCCCGTATAG